A window of Apium graveolens cultivar Ventura chromosome 8, ASM990537v1, whole genome shotgun sequence contains these coding sequences:
- the LOC141679482 gene encoding enoyl-CoA delta isomerase 1, peroxisomal-like, whose product MCTLEKRGSVYILTLTGNDEHRLNPSRIDSISAALHRVRSESTATPSTCTALITTGEGMFFSNGGDIPWAQSNKQKFLFLMSKIRALFTDFMSLPMPTIAAVNGHATCAGVILALCHDYVFMRKDRGYLYINYNDIGIVPTSPYIRATIRAKISSPAVWRDLIMSAQKIPATMAVEKGIIDAAYDTVEETVAAAIELGEQLVMRKWKGHVYAENRKLLFPEVLQALSVVETDESVKNSLIPIKDLTSRL is encoded by the coding sequence ATGTGTACCTTAGAAAAACGCGGAAGTGTTTACATTCTCACACTTACCGGCAATGATGAACACCGTCTCAACCCATCTCGCATTGATTCTATCTCCGCCGCTCTCCATCGAGTTCGAAGTGAAAGCACAGCCACACCTTCCACTTGTACCGCCCTTATAACTACTGGAGAAGGCATGTTTTTCTCCAATGGGGGGGACATACCATGGGCTCAATCAAACAAACAAAAATTCTTGTTCTTGATGTCCAAAATAAGAGCCCTCTTCACCGATTTCATGTCTCTCCCTATGCCAACCATTGCTGCTGTCAATGGGCATGCCACTTGTGCTGGTGTCATTCTCGCCCTTTGCCATGACTATGTTTTCATGAGAAAGGATCGTGGTTATCTGTACATTAATTATAATGATATCGGGATAGTGCCTACTTCCCCTTATATAAGAGCCACCATTAGGGCCAAAATTTCAAGTCCAGCTGTTTGGCGTGATCTCATTATGAGTGCCCAGAAGATTCCAGCCACGATGGCGGTGGAGAAGGGGATTATTGACGCGGCCTATGATACTGTGGAGGAGACGGTGGCCGCGGCTATAGAGCTGGGAGAACAGCTGGTCATGAGGAAGTGGAAAGGGCATGTGTATGCAGAAAATCGAAAACTTCTATTTCCGGAAGTGTTGCAGGCGCTAAGTGTTGTTGAAACTGACGAGAGTGTGAAGAATTCTCTTATACCTATCAAGGACCTTACATCTCGGCTTTGA